From Antedon mediterranea chromosome 9, ecAntMedi1.1, whole genome shotgun sequence, a single genomic window includes:
- the LOC140058315 gene encoding sialin-like has translation MVNKWNATEEQNSNHNATTISDDSATHSIPTFDWDDQTQQHILGSFYYGYIISGLPSGWLAGKIGGKRSIVIVLLLQGLLSAMIPWAAGVGTSLLTIVRVLQGVVEGLIMPAVYITLKKWIVPSERSTLLSIAYSDTKMKPVTPAITKI, from the exons ATGGTAAACAAATGGAATGCCACAGAAGAACAGAACTCAAATCATAATGCGACAACGATTTCAGATGACAGTGCAACACATTCG ATACCAACTTTTGATTGGGACGACCAAACCCAACAACATATACTTGGATCATTTTATTACGGTTATATAATAAGCGGACTGCCGAGCGGTTGGTTGGCTGGTAAAATTGGCGGAAAACGATCAATTGTGATAGTTCTTCTGTTGCAAGGTTTACTGTCTGCCATGATCCCTTGGGCTGCCGGCGTTGGAACCAGTCTTTTGACCATCGTACGGGTTTTACAAGGCGTCGTAGAA gGATTAATCATGCCGGCGGtttatatcactttaaaaaaatggattgTTCCGTCTGAACGGAGTACATTATTATCTATTGCATATTCTG ATACTAAAATGAAACCTGTAACACCAGCCATTACAAAGATATAA
- the LOC140059051 gene encoding sialin-like has product MKRYFVAVMCCFAWICVYCTRLNINITIISMVNKWNATEEQNSNHNATTISDDSATHSIPTFDWDDQTQQHILGSFYYGYIISGLPSGWLAGKIGGKRSIVIVLLLQGLLSAMIPWAAGVGTSLLTIVRVLQGVVEGLIMPAVYITLKKWIVPSERSTLLSIAYSGTSIAEVFCYPLSMWISTSPSLGGWPTSYYTFSTISGLLSIIFIAFVFDNPVDDPYISTQQLEYLKSFEVKDSNKDIPVPWYDMLTSTAVWSIMFAYMAYTLNFTFILTEGPILLLIFGFDPTKIAILTSIPPILEFIVTLLSGVAADVIIRREYLNVLNTRKFFMILHMGIPAICLFFIGYFENHAVASVTLLTVAFTCGGIYATSTLTNITEISKEHSQIIVGMVTTGAAAVGFTGPLILGALIEEDNTANQWSLMFRIIAAFHIFAMIFFLIFAKAEQQEWSHGNITKQEMKSYNTIHGESGD; this is encoded by the exons ATGAAACGATATTTTGTAGCAGTAATGTGCTGCTTTGCATGGATTTGTGTTTACTGTACCAGATTGAACATAAACATTACCATTATAAGCATGGTAAACAAATGGAATGCCACAGAAGAACAGAACTCAAATCATAATGCGACGACGATTTCAGATGACAGTGCAACACATTCG ATACCAACTTTTGATTGGGACGACCAAACCCAACAACATATACTTGGATCATTTTATTACGGTTATATAATAAGCGGACTGCCGAGCGGTTGGTTGGCTGGTAAAATTGGCGGAAAACGATCAATTGTAATAGTTCTTCTGTTGCAAGGTTTACTGTCTGCCATGATACCTTGGGCTGCCGGCGTTGGAACCAGTCTTTTGACCATCGTACGGGTTTTACAAGGCGTCGTAGAA gGATTAATCATGCCGGCGGtttatatcactttaaaaaaatggattgTTCCGTCTGAACGGAGTACATTATTATCTATTGCATATTCTG GCACGAGCATAGCTGAAGTTTTCTGTTATCCTTTATCTATGTGGATTTCTACTTCTCCCAGTTTAGGAGGATGGCCAACGTCATATTATACTTTCA GTACCATTAGTggtttattatcaataatattcaTAGCTTTCGTTTTTGATAATCCTGTTGACGATCCATATATTTCAACACAGCAACTCGAATATTTGAAAAGTTTTGAAGTTAAAGACTCTAATAAG GACATACCGGTTCCATGGTATGATATGTTGACATCAACTGCAGTGTGGTCTATCATGTTTGCTTACATGGCGTACACTCTCAATTTTACCTTTATTCTTACTGAAGGACCCATTTTGTTATTGATATTTGGATTTGATCCAACAAAG ATCGCAATTTTAACATCAATTCCACCAATTCTAGAATTCATAGTTACGCTGCTGTCTGGTGTGGCTGCTGACGTCATCATTCGGCGGGAATACCTGAATGTTCTGAATACTAGAAAGTTTTTTATGATTTTAC ATATGGGAATACCTGCTATTTGTCTATTTTTCATTGGATACTTTGAAAACCATGCAGTCGCGTCTGTTACACTTCTTACAGTGGCGTTTACTTGTGGAGGAATATATGCGACGAGCACACTTACAAACATAACGGAGATATCAAAGGAACACTCACAAATAATCGTAGGAATGGTGACAACTGGAGCCGCTGCGGTTGGTTTTACTGGTCCACTTATTCTTGGAGCTTTGATCGAAGAAGAT aatacaGCCAATCAGTGGTCTTTGATGTTTAGAATAATTGCTGCTTTCCATATTTTTGCAATGATTTTCTTTCTAATATTTGCAAAAGCAGAGCAACAAGAATGGTCACATGGAAATATTACAAAACAAGAGATGAAATCATACAACACTATACACGGTGAAAGTGGTGACTAA
- the LOC140058957 gene encoding sialin-like isoform X2, which produces MPGIYITLRKWIVPSERSTLVSIAFSGSCIAEVCCYPLSTWIATSSSLGGWPMSYYTYTFIYDDPVDDPYVSTKEVEYLKGFQLEVQNKDVPVPWCDIFTSTAVWSIIVAQTSFSSSYLFILTEGPSYLLTLGFTTIHIAVLTSIPSILEFMVSLLSGAAADVIIRREYLNVLNTRKFIMILHMGIPGICLFCIGYFENHAAECVVLLTVAFASGGMYTGTFTNIMEITKEHSQIIVGIVTSTAGVVGFIYPLILGGLIKEDNTANQWSLMFRIIAAVHIFAMIFFLIFAKAEQQEWSHGNITKTRDEIIQHYTLR; this is translated from the exons ATGCCGGGGATATACATCACTTTAAGAAAATGGATTGTTCCGTCTGAACGGAGTACATTGGTATCAATTGCATTTTCTG GCTCGTGCATAGCTGAAGTTTGCTGTTACCCGTTATCTACGTGGATTGCTACTTCTTCCAGTTTAGGTGGATGGCCGATGTCATATTATACTTACA CTTTCATTTATGACGACCCAGTTGACGATCCTTATGTTTCAACAAAGGAAGTTGAATATTTGAAAGGTTTTCAACTCGAAGTACAAAATAAG gATGTACCGGTTCCGTGGTGTGATATATTTACATCAACTGCAGTGTGGTCGATAATTGTTGCTCAAACGTCGTTCAGTTCTAGTTATCTTTTTATACTTACCGAAGGACCAAGTTATTTATTGACATTAGGATTTACTACAATACAT ATTGCAGTTTTAACATCAATTCCATCAATTTTAGAATTTATGGTTTCACTTTTGTCCGGTGCGGCTGCTGACGTCATCATTCGGCGGGAATACCTGAATGTCTTAAATACTAGAAAGTTTATTATGATTTTAC ATATGGGAATACCTGGTATTTGTCTATTTTGTATTGGATACTTTGAAAACCATGCAGCCGAATGTGTTGTACTTCTTACAGTGGCGTTTGCTTCTGGTGGAATGTATACAGGCACATTTACAAACATAATGGAGATAACAAAGGAACACTCACAAATAATTGTAGGAATAGTAACATCTACAGCCGGTGTGGTTGGTTTTATTTATCCACTTATTCTTGGAGGGTTGATTAAAGAAGAT aATACAGCCAATCAGTGGTCTTTGATGTTTAGAATAATTGCTGCTGTCCATATTTTTGCaatgattttctttttaatatttgcGAAAGCAGAGCAACAAGAATGGTCACATggaaatattacaaaaacaagAGATGAAATCATACAACACTATACACTAAGATGA
- the LOC140058957 gene encoding sialin-like isoform X1 yields the protein MPGIYITLRKWIVPSERSTLVSIAFSGSCIAEVCCYPLSTWIATSSSLGGWPMSYYTYSSICALFVIICIAFIYDDPVDDPYVSTKEVEYLKGFQLEVQNKDVPVPWCDIFTSTAVWSIIVAQTSFSSSYLFILTEGPSYLLTLGFTTIHIAVLTSIPSILEFMVSLLSGAAADVIIRREYLNVLNTRKFIMILHMGIPGICLFCIGYFENHAAECVVLLTVAFASGGMYTGTFTNIMEITKEHSQIIVGIVTSTAGVVGFIYPLILGGLIKEDNTANQWSLMFRIIAAVHIFAMIFFLIFAKAEQQEWSHGNITKTRDEIIQHYTLR from the exons ATGCCGGGGATATACATCACTTTAAGAAAATGGATTGTTCCGTCTGAACGGAGTACATTGGTATCAATTGCATTTTCTG GCTCGTGCATAGCTGAAGTTTGCTGTTACCCGTTATCTACGTGGATTGCTACTTCTTCCAGTTTAGGTGGATGGCCGATGTCATATTATACTTACA GTTCTATTTGTGCtctttttgtaataatttgcataGCTTTCATTTATGACGACCCAGTTGACGATCCTTATGTTTCAACAAAGGAAGTTGAATATTTGAAAGGTTTTCAACTCGAAGTACAAAATAAG gATGTACCGGTTCCGTGGTGTGATATATTTACATCAACTGCAGTGTGGTCGATAATTGTTGCTCAAACGTCGTTCAGTTCTAGTTATCTTTTTATACTTACCGAAGGACCAAGTTATTTATTGACATTAGGATTTACTACAATACAT ATTGCAGTTTTAACATCAATTCCATCAATTTTAGAATTTATGGTTTCACTTTTGTCCGGTGCGGCTGCTGACGTCATCATTCGGCGGGAATACCTGAATGTCTTAAATACTAGAAAGTTTATTATGATTTTAC ATATGGGAATACCTGGTATTTGTCTATTTTGTATTGGATACTTTGAAAACCATGCAGCCGAATGTGTTGTACTTCTTACAGTGGCGTTTGCTTCTGGTGGAATGTATACAGGCACATTTACAAACATAATGGAGATAACAAAGGAACACTCACAAATAATTGTAGGAATAGTAACATCTACAGCCGGTGTGGTTGGTTTTATTTATCCACTTATTCTTGGAGGGTTGATTAAAGAAGAT aATACAGCCAATCAGTGGTCTTTGATGTTTAGAATAATTGCTGCTGTCCATATTTTTGCaatgattttctttttaatatttgcGAAAGCAGAGCAACAAGAATGGTCACATggaaatattacaaaaacaagAGATGAAATCATACAACACTATACACTAAGATGA
- the LOC140059355 gene encoding sialin-like has protein sequence MWISTSPSLGGWPTSYYTFSTISVLLSIIFIAFVVDNPVDDPYISTQQLEYLKSFEVKDSNKEIPVPWYDMLTSTAVWSIMFAYMAYNLNFTFILTEGPIFLLIFGFDPTKIAILTSIPPILEFIVTLLSGVAADVIIRREYLNVLNTRKFFMILHMGIPAICLFFIGYFENHAVASVILLTVAFTCGGIYATSTLTNITEISKEHSQIIIGMVTTGTAAVGFTGPLILGALIEEDNTANQWSLMFRIIAAFHIFAMIFFLIFAKAEQQEWSHGNITKQEMKSYNTIHGESGD, from the exons ATGTGGATTTCTACTTCTCCCAGTTTAGGAGGATGGCCAACGTCATATTATACTTTCA GTACCATTAgtgttttattatcaataatattcaTAGCTTTCGTTGTTGATAATCCTGTTGACGATCCATATATTTCAACACAGCAACTCGAATATTTGAAAAGTTTTGAAGTTAAAGACTCTAATAAG GAAATACCGGTTCCATGGTATGATATGTTGACATCAACTGCAGTGTGGTCTATCATGTTTGCTTACATGGCGTACAATCTCAATTTTACCTTTATTCTTACTGAAGGACccatttttttattgatatttggATTTGATCCAACAAAG ATCGCAATTTTAACATCAATTCCACCAATTCTAGAATTCATAGTTACGCTGCTGTCTGGTGTGGCTGCTGACGTCATCATTCGGCGGGAATACCTGAATGTTCTGAATACTAGAAAGTTTTTTATGATTTTAC ATATGGGAATACCTGCTATTTGTCTATTTTTCATTGGATACTTTGAAAACCATGCAGTCGCGTCTGTTATACTTCTTACAGTGGCGTTTACTTGTGGAGGAATATATGCGACGAGCACACTTACAAACATAACGGAGATATCAAAGGAACACTCACAAATAATCATAGGAATGGTGACAACTGGAACCGCTGCGGTTGGTTTTACTGGTCCACTTATTCTTGGAGCTTTGATCGAAGAAGAT aaTACAGCCAATCAGTGGTCTTTGATGTTTAGAATAATTGCTGCTTTCCATATCTTTGCAATGATTTTCTTTCTAATATTTGCAAAAGCAGAGCAACAAGAATGGTCACATGGAAATATTACAAAACAAGAGATGAAATCATACAACACTATACACGGTGAAAGTGGTGACTAA